One region of Salvia hispanica cultivar TCC Black 2014 unplaced genomic scaffold, UniMelb_Shisp_WGS_1.0 HiC_scaffold_276, whole genome shotgun sequence genomic DNA includes:
- the LOC125198800 gene encoding acetyltransferase At1g77540-like, giving the protein MAEEKNTIVWNEAQRKFETVDKKAYIEYEVRGSKVIDITHTYVPPSKRGLGLAADLCAAAFTHAQNHSLSVIPTCSYVSVSSSSSNIHQLRANLNLRNRN; this is encoded by the coding sequence ATGGCGGAGGAGAAGAATACGATAGTCTGGAATGAAGCACAGAGGAAATTCGAGACCGTAGATAAAAAAGCATACATCGAATACGAGGTGAGGGGCAGCAAAGTAATTGACATAACTCATACGTATGTGCCGCCGAGCAAGAGGGGGCTAGGCCTCGCCGCCGATCTCTGCGCCGCCGCCTTCACTCACGCCCAAAATCACTCCCTCTCCGTCATTCCAACCTGCTCTTATGTCTCTGTAAGCTCCTCATCTTCAAACATTCATCAACTTCGCGcgaatttgaatttgagaaATCGAAATTGA